ACCATCGTGATCGGCCTGCCGGTCTACAACTTCTCGGTGCCCGCCGGGCTCAAGGCCTGGATCGACCTGATCGCCCGCGCCGGAGTTACCTTTCAGTATACCGAAAACGGCCCGCGCGGCCTGCTGACCGGCAAGCGCGTGATCGTGGCGATGGCCTCGGGCGGCACCACGGAGGGATCGGACGCCGATTTCGCCGCGCGCTACCTGCGCTTCATGCTCGGCTTTGTCGGGATGGACAGTGTCGAGTTCGTCGCCGCCGACAGCCTCGCGACCGATGCGGATGCCAGCCTGCGCTCGGCGCAGGAGGCGGTCGAACGGCTCGCGGCCTGAACGTGACCAGCGGGCGGGGCGGCCGCCGGCCCCGCCTTGACTCTGCCCTGCGAACGCCCTAACAGCGCCCCGATACCCGGAAGCGCCAGCCTTCCGGTCCCTTGCCGCGGGCAGGGATCGCCCCCCACCAGCGCGTTGCGCCCGTGGGGGCGTTTGTGCATTGAGACGGTGCGCCCTAGATAGGGTGCGTCAGGGATGAAACCGGCGAAAGGAGCCAGGGCCATGTTTGAAAATCTTTCCGAACGCCTCTCTGGCGTCTTCGACCGGCTGACCAAGCAGGGCGCCCTGTCCGACGAGGACGTCAAGACCGCCCTGCGCGAGGTGCGCGTGGCGCTGCTCGAGGCGGATGTTTCGCTGCCGGTGGCGCGCGATTTCGTGAAGAAGGTGCAGGAACAGGCCACCGGGCAGGCGGTGACCAAATCGGTCACGCCGGGCCAGCAGGTGGTCAAGATCGTGCATGACGCGCTGGTCGACGTGCTGCGCGGCGACGAGGATCCGGGCAAGCTCAAGATCGACAACCCGCCCGCGCCGATCCTGATGGTCGGCCTGCAGGGTGGCGGCAAGACCACCACCACCGGCAAGCTCGCCAAGCGGCTGAAGGAAAAAGAGGGCAAGAAGGTCCTGATGGCCTCGCTCGACGTCTATCGCCCGGCGGCGATGGACCAACTGGCGGTTCTGGGCGTTCAGATCGGCGTCGATACGCTGCCGATCGTGCCGGGCCAGAAACCGGTGGACATCGCGCGGCGGGCCAAGCAGCAGGCATCCCTGGGCGGCTACGATGTCTACATGCTGGACACCGCCGGCCGCCTGCAGATCGACGAAGTCCTGATGCAGGAGGTCGAGGATGTCCGCGACGTGGTCCATCCGCGCGAAACGCTGCTGGTGGTCGACGGGCTGACCGGCCAGGTCGCGGTCGAGGTGGCCGAGGAATTCGACGCCAAGATCGGCATCTCGGGCGTGGTGCTGACCCGGATGGACGGCGACGGGCGCGGCGGCGCCGCCCTGTCGATGCGCGCGGTCACCGGCAAACCGATCCGCTTTGTCGGCCTGGGCGAGAAGATGGACGCCATCGAGACCTTCGAGCCGGACCGCATCGCGGGCCGGATCCTCGGCATGGGCGACATCGTGGCGCTGGTCGAGAAGGCGCAGGAAACCATCGAGGCCGAACAGGCCGAAAAGATGATGCGCCGCATGGCCAAGGGCCAGTTCAACATGAACGACCTGAAGATGCAGCTGGAACAGATGCAGCAGATGGGCGGCATGGAAGGCGTGATGGGCATGATGCCCGGCATGGCCAAGATGTCGAAACAGGTGCAGGAGGCCGGGTTCGACGACAAGGTGCTGAAACGCCAGATCGCGCTGATCCAGTCGATGACCAAGAAGGAACGCGCCAACCCCAAGCTGCTGCAGGCCAGCCGCAAGAAACGCATCGCCGCCGGCGCGGGCATGGATGTGTCCGACCTCAACAAGCTGCTGAAGATGCACCGCCAGATGGGCGACATGATGAAGAAAATGGGCCGGATGGGCAAAGGCGGCATGCTGAAACAGGCCATGAAGGGGCTGTTCGGCAAGGGCGGCCTGCCCGCGGATATGGGGGCCGGCATGGACCCCAAGGCGCTGGAAGCGGCGGCCCGGCAGATGGGCGGCAAGCTGCCCGGCGGCGGCCTGCCCGGCCTCGGCGGCGGCGGGATGCCCCTGCCCCCCGGCCTGAGCGGCCTCGGCAAGAAGAAGTGATGGCACCCAGCGCATGACCCCCCGTCTCGCCGATACCCCGGTTCTGGAAACCGAACGCCTGATCCTGCGTGCCCCCGGCCCGCAGGACTGGCCCGCATGGCGGGCGATGATGGCGTCGGACCGGTCGCGGTATATCCGCAGCGGCGACATGGACGACGGCAAGGCGTGGCGCGCCTTTGGCCATGTGATCGGCCATTGGGTGCTGCGCGAATGGGGCAATTTCGTGTTCACCGCGCGCGGCGACGACACCGCGCTGGGCATGGCCGGCCCGTGGTTCCCCGAAGGCTGGCCCGAACGGGAAATCGGCTGGTCGGTCTGGACGCCGCAGGCCGAGGGCAAGGGCTTCGCGTTCGAGGCGGCCACCGCCGCGCGCGGCTATGCCTATGACGTGCTGGGCTGGGATACGGCGGTCAGCTATATCGATCCGGCGAATGCGCGGTCGATCGCGCTGGCCGAACGGCTGGGTGCCGTCCGCGATCCGCAGGCCGCGGCGCCGGGCGATGCCCCCTGCCTTGTCTACCGCCATCCGGGCGCGGACAGGCTCGCCGATGGCGGCATGGAGGCCTATGCATGACCGGCCTCGCGATTCCCGTCATCGAAACCGAACGCCTGATCCTGCGCGGCCCGCGCGAATCCGATTTCGAGGCCTTCGCCGCCTTCGGCGCGTCGGAGCGGGCGAAATTCGTCGGCGGCCCCTATCCGCGCCTGCGCAGCTGGGGGGCGTTCCTGGCCACCTACGGTCACTGGGCGCTGCGCGGTTACGGCATGTGGGTGGTCGAACACCGCGCCAGCGGGCAGGCAGCGGGGCGGATCGGCATGATCTTCAACGACGGATGGGACGAGCCGGAACTGGGCTGGCACATCTTCGGCGGGTTCGAGGGCAAGGGGCTGGCCTTCGAGGGCGCCAGCGCCGCCCGCGCCTTCGCCGCCGAACATCTCGGTCTTGACGGGGTGATTTCCTATATCGACCCGGCCAATACCCGCTCTGTCGCGCTGGCCCGGCGGCTGGGCGCCAGTATCGAGCGCGACGGCGAGGTGGCCGGCCACCCCTGCCAGGTCTGGCGCCATCCCCGGCAGGGCAGCGCGGCATGACCCGGCCCATTCCCACGCTCGAAACCCGGCGGCTGGTCCTGCGCGGCCCGGAACCCGGCGACTATCCGAATTTCAGATCCACCTTCACCAGCTACCGCGCCCGGTTCATGGGCGGGCCGCTGAACGCCTACGAGACCTGGATGCTCTATGCCGCCGAGATCGGTCACTGGCAGATCCGCGGCTATGGCATGTGGATGATCCATGACCGCGCCACCGACGCCACACTGGGCATGGCAGGCGGCTGGATGCCCGCGAAATGGCCGGAAAAGGAACTGGCCTGGGTGATCTGGCCCGACGCGGCCGGCAAGGGCTACGCGCTCGAGGCGGTGGACGCGGCGCGGCGCCATTTCTATTCCGAACTCGGCTGGGACGGGGCGGTCAGCTATATCGACCCCAAGAACCTAGACAGCATCCGGCTGGCCGAGCGGCTGGGCGCGGCCAGGGACAGGACCGCCCCCACCATCGACGGCAATGATGCGGTCTATCGCCATCCGTCCCCCGATCAGCTCGCCGGATCGCAGCTGGCGCATGGGATCGAGATGGAAATCGCGCATTACGCCGACCCCTTGTTCAAACCGAAAGGCTGGGCCCTTGACTGACGTGAATGACGCGAATGACGCTGCCGCGCGCGCTGCCGAACTGCTGAAGGAACACCGCGAGAGCATCGACAGGCTCGACGCGATCCTCGTCTACACGCTGGGCGAGCGGTTCAAGCACACCCAGGCGGTGGGCCGGCTCAAGGCCCGGCACGACCTTCCCCCGTCCGATCCGGCGCGCGAAGCGCATCAGATCGCACGGCTCGAAGACCTGGCGAACCAGGCCGATCTCGACCCGGATTTCGCCAAGAAGTTCCTGAACTTCATCATCGCTGAAGTCATCCAGCACCATCGCAGGCACCAATCGTAACGAGAACGTAGGGTGGGGTTTCACCCCACCGCACCGACGCCATTCAAAGGAGATGAACCAATGGCAATGAAGATCCGACTGGCCCGTGGCGGGTCCAAGAAACGCCCCTTCTACCGCATCGTGGCCGCCGACAGCCGCATGCCGCGCGACGGCCGCTTCATCGAGAAGCTGGGCACCTACAACCCGCTGCTGCCGAAAGACAGCGAAGAGCGGGTGAAGATGGACGTGGAGCGCATCCAGCACTGGCTCGACCTCGGCGCCCAGCCGACCGACCGGGTGGCCCGTTTCCTCGAGGCGGCCGGCCTGCGCGAAAAAGCCACGCGCAGCAACCCCAAGAAGGGCGAGCCGGGCCAGAAGGCCAAGGA
This is a stretch of genomic DNA from Pukyongiella litopenaei. It encodes these proteins:
- a CDS encoding GNAT family N-acetyltransferase, with translation MTRPIPTLETRRLVLRGPEPGDYPNFRSTFTSYRARFMGGPLNAYETWMLYAAEIGHWQIRGYGMWMIHDRATDATLGMAGGWMPAKWPEKELAWVIWPDAAGKGYALEAVDAARRHFYSELGWDGAVSYIDPKNLDSIRLAERLGAARDRTAPTIDGNDAVYRHPSPDQLAGSQLAHGIEMEIAHYADPLFKPKGWALD
- a CDS encoding chorismate mutase; amino-acid sequence: MNDANDAAARAAELLKEHRESIDRLDAILVYTLGERFKHTQAVGRLKARHDLPPSDPAREAHQIARLEDLANQADLDPDFAKKFLNFIIAEVIQHHRRHQS
- a CDS encoding GNAT family N-acetyltransferase, whose protein sequence is MTGLAIPVIETERLILRGPRESDFEAFAAFGASERAKFVGGPYPRLRSWGAFLATYGHWALRGYGMWVVEHRASGQAAGRIGMIFNDGWDEPELGWHIFGGFEGKGLAFEGASAARAFAAEHLGLDGVISYIDPANTRSVALARRLGASIERDGEVAGHPCQVWRHPRQGSAA
- the rpsP gene encoding 30S ribosomal protein S16, with the protein product MAMKIRLARGGSKKRPFYRIVAADSRMPRDGRFIEKLGTYNPLLPKDSEERVKMDVERIQHWLDLGAQPTDRVARFLEAAGLREKATRSNPKKGEPGQKAKDRAEEKAAKASAATEAPAEATEAAEAAAGE
- a CDS encoding FMN-dependent NADH-azoreductase, with product MTKTLLHIDASVRRDGSATRGLTARIVERLDAARVLYRDLGAAPLPLIDDAWVSANFTPADARSEAQRATLALSDDLVAELAAADTIVIGLPVYNFSVPAGLKAWIDLIARAGVTFQYTENGPRGLLTGKRVIVAMASGGTTEGSDADFAARYLRFMLGFVGMDSVEFVAADSLATDADASLRSAQEAVERLAA
- a CDS encoding GNAT family N-acetyltransferase, with product MTPRLADTPVLETERLILRAPGPQDWPAWRAMMASDRSRYIRSGDMDDGKAWRAFGHVIGHWVLREWGNFVFTARGDDTALGMAGPWFPEGWPEREIGWSVWTPQAEGKGFAFEAATAARGYAYDVLGWDTAVSYIDPANARSIALAERLGAVRDPQAAAPGDAPCLVYRHPGADRLADGGMEAYA
- the ffh gene encoding signal recognition particle protein, translated to MFENLSERLSGVFDRLTKQGALSDEDVKTALREVRVALLEADVSLPVARDFVKKVQEQATGQAVTKSVTPGQQVVKIVHDALVDVLRGDEDPGKLKIDNPPAPILMVGLQGGGKTTTTGKLAKRLKEKEGKKVLMASLDVYRPAAMDQLAVLGVQIGVDTLPIVPGQKPVDIARRAKQQASLGGYDVYMLDTAGRLQIDEVLMQEVEDVRDVVHPRETLLVVDGLTGQVAVEVAEEFDAKIGISGVVLTRMDGDGRGGAALSMRAVTGKPIRFVGLGEKMDAIETFEPDRIAGRILGMGDIVALVEKAQETIEAEQAEKMMRRMAKGQFNMNDLKMQLEQMQQMGGMEGVMGMMPGMAKMSKQVQEAGFDDKVLKRQIALIQSMTKKERANPKLLQASRKKRIAAGAGMDVSDLNKLLKMHRQMGDMMKKMGRMGKGGMLKQAMKGLFGKGGLPADMGAGMDPKALEAAARQMGGKLPGGGLPGLGGGGMPLPPGLSGLGKKK